Within Pelotomaculum schinkii, the genomic segment TTTGTCCCGATCCTGACACCGTTAACCATGGTACCGTTGGTGCTTCCCAGGTCCACGATTGTATACCGCCCCCGGTGCAGTTCCAGCCTGGCATGGCGGCGGGATACACTGCTGTCGTTAAGGACGATGTCACAGCTTTCATGCCTTCCCAAGACAATAGAAGCCGCCTTAAGCTGAAAAACCTTTCCCCGGTCGGGCCCGTCATTCACCCGCAGGGACCCGCAGGCGGGTGATACTGCTTCCCCCCTGGAATATTCCTTGACCGGGCGAAAACGCTGGGTATGTTCGATAGGTTTCTCATCCGGGGCCGTATGCTCCTTTTCGGGAGGAGATTCACTGAATTCACCGGCTACCCGCAGTCCCCCGGCAGGCAGTGCCTGGTCCTGTTCAAATTTCACAGACGGCGGCCCGGTCAGCGTATATTTTTTTTCTGCCGCCTTCTTGGTAACATAGTCCCCGAGCTCTTTGGCCAGCAGCGAGCTAAAAGTGGCTATGTTTTCACAATCGGCGGGATGAAGAAAAACAGTGTACAGGTTTGGTACGTATATGTTTCTAATACTGACCCGCCGTGCGTCCCTCATCTCGCGCGCCAGTTTTTTGGCGATATCGACAGGTTGGACGCGGCCCCCAAAATTATCCTTAAAAAAACTATCAATGTATTTTTCCAGGCTTCCCTCCAAGCCGGAGAAAACCCCCATGACGCTCACCACTCCTTCAATACGCTAACAGCAGGTGCGAATTCCTTCGCACAGACCCCGCAGAGATGCAGTATATACAAGCATTGGTAGAAATCCCTTAAACTGCTTCGCAGTGCAAGTGCGATTGAAATCCGTGCTGGACCACACCAGCAACCGTACACATAATAAAGTGTAGAAGATTTTATTAAGGCGCCGGTAATCTGCGCCGCAGTTGCCCGCAGGCGGCATTGATGTCGGCGCCCAGTTTTCGGCGGACGGTGACAGCAATACCATGGCGCTCGAGAACACCTTTAAAAAGTTCAACCTGCGCCTGTGCAGAAGGTACGACACCCCTCTCGGCAACCGGATTGGCCGGGATCAGGTTGACATGGCACAGCATTCCTTCAAGCAGGCGGGCCAATTGCAGCGCCTGTTCCTCACGATCATTGATCCCTGCCATCAGGGCATACTCAAAGGTTACCCGCCTGCCGGTTTGTCCGGCATAATCACGACAGGCCGCTATCAGCTCTTTCAGGGGATACTTTTTATTGATAGGCACGAGAGTATCCCGCAGGGTATCTTCAGGGGCATGCAGAGAAACAGCCAGGGTCAGGGCCAGCTTCTGAGCAGCCAGATCTCTAATGGCCGGGACCAAACCACAGGTCGATACGGTGATGTGGCGACCGCTGATGTTTAAGCCGTATCCGGCGGTGATATTGGTAATAAAATCAAGAGTAGCCCGGTAATTATCAAGCGGTTCGCCCGCACCCATCAAGACCACGCGGCTCACCCGCTCTCCGGTGTCCTGCTGGATCCCGAGGACCTGATCATACATTTCGCCGGAGCTCAAATTCCTGACCAGTCCCCCCAGTCCGGAGGCACAGAGGCGGCATCCCATCCGGCACCCCACCTGGGTTGAAACGCAGGCGGCGCTGCCATAGTCATGCCTCATAAAAACACTCTCAACCGCCTCACCATCATGCAGCCGGAAAAGGTACTTGATGGCGTCCCCCTGTTGGGCAACCTCCCTGGTATGGATCTCCGGATGGCTGAGCCAGGCGGCGCCGGCTATCCGTTCTCTTAAATCCTTCGAGAGATTGGTCATTTCCCCGAAGCTGGATACGCCCTTCTTAAAAATCCATTCAGCTGCCTGTTTGGCCCGGTATTTTTCAACCCCTAACCCGGTAAAAAAAACTTCAAGCCGCGGCAGGGTAAGGTCCCTC encodes:
- the rlmN gene encoding 23S rRNA (adenine(2503)-C(2))-methyltransferase RlmN, whose product is MSSAKVNLRDLTLPRLEVFFTGLGVEKYRAKQAAEWIFKKGVSSFGEMTNLSKDLRERIAGAAWLSHPEIHTREVAQQGDAIKYLFRLHDGEAVESVFMRHDYGSAACVSTQVGCRMGCRLCASGLGGLVRNLSSGEMYDQVLGIQQDTGERVSRVVLMGAGEPLDNYRATLDFITNITAGYGLNISGRHITVSTCGLVPAIRDLAAQKLALTLAVSLHAPEDTLRDTLVPINKKYPLKELIAACRDYAGQTGRRVTFEYALMAGINDREEQALQLARLLEGMLCHVNLIPANPVAERGVVPSAQAQVELFKGVLERHGIAVTVRRKLGADINAACGQLRRRLPAP
- a CDS encoding FhaA domain-containing protein, giving the protein MGVFSGLEGSLEKYIDSFFKDNFGGRVQPVDIAKKLAREMRDARRVSIRNIYVPNLYTVFLHPADCENIATFSSLLAKELGDYVTKKAAEKKYTLTGPPSVKFEQDQALPAGGLRVAGEFSESPPEKEHTAPDEKPIEHTQRFRPVKEYSRGEAVSPACGSLRVNDGPDRGKVFQLKAASIVLGRHESCDIVLNDSSVSRRHARLELHRGRYTIVDLGSTNGTMVNGVRIGTKVLEPGDTVILGTTTCSFKVE